One part of the Dyadobacter sp. 676 genome encodes these proteins:
- a CDS encoding addiction module protein produces MKLRYISDRKGITRGVYIPIADWNALKSKYQDIGKAEECPIPEWHKELLAERLEAYENGLEDVFDLEEAIRGSGTPVRTPIKQRGGNNSSPLLVSSTPNP; encoded by the coding sequence ATGAAACTCAGATATATTTCAGACAGAAAAGGGATAACCCGGGGCGTATACATTCCTATCGCAGATTGGAATGCGCTTAAATCAAAATATCAGGACATTGGCAAGGCCGAAGAGTGTCCAATTCCTGAATGGCACAAGGAATTGCTGGCAGAAAGATTGGAGGCCTACGAGAACGGGCTGGAAGACGTTTTCGATTTAGAAGAAGCCATCAGGGGATCTGGCACACCAGTCAGGACCCCGATAAAGCAGAGAGGTGGGAACAATAGCAGCCCATTGCTAGTATCTTCCACTCCCAACCCTTAA